The following coding sequences are from one Neodiprion lecontei isolate iyNeoLeco1 chromosome 7, iyNeoLeco1.1, whole genome shotgun sequence window:
- the LOC124295372 gene encoding arylphorin subunit alpha-like, with the protein MTKASKEFLVKQQKVFDLLWRVDQPELKPELYALGKSYKIGVDLNCYSNQDAVKELLALHQRGVLSRGKIFSIFHSDHLHEAIALFKVLYHSKDFDTFCKTAAWARIHVNEGMYVYAFSVAVIRYPETFRIRLPSLHELYPHLFFKNEVIRTAYDAKLYNDPTKTVASSDGAIIIPDNDSIPSSECCSPDEYKLRYFTEDVYSNEIYYFSQLSHPFWMKSGEFGPHFPKRGEVYFFALRLQLARYNMERFSNGLGEIEDFDWSYPIPHGYHPSMSYHNGLPVPHRSDDAMLPNHKLGLIKELRNLEQLFASAINSGFVFHKNATFESIRTRNGIEVLGNLIQGNADSVNHDLYGNYELLARDVLGFSPAPRGKYDVVPSIMQVYGLSLRDPMYWSLVKKIMSYHKKFVS; encoded by the exons ATGACGAAGGCTAGCAAGGAGTTCCTCGTTAAGCAGCAGAAGGTTTTCGACTTGCTGTGGCGCGTCGATCAGCCGGAACTTAAACCTGAGCTCTACGCCCTGGGAAAGTCATACAAGATTGGAGTGGACTTGAATTGTTACTCAAATCAG GATGCCGTTAAAGAATTGCTGGCACTGCATCAGCGCGGGGTGCTGTCTCGTGGAAAAATCTTTTCGATTTTCCACTCGGACCACCTGCACGAGGCCATAGCTCTTTTCAAGGTACTTTATCACTCCAAGGACTTTGATACCTTCTGCAAGACCGCCGCTTGGGCTCGAATCCACGTTAACGAGGGGATGTACGTCTACGCCTTCAGCGTCGCCGTAATCCGCTACCCTGAAACCTTTCGAATCCGACTTCCTTCTCTCCACGAGTTATACCCCCATCTCTTCTTCAAGAACGAAGTTATCCGAACTGCTTACGATGCGAAACTCTACAACG ATCCCACCAAGACCGTGGCGTCATCCGATGGTGCAATTATCATTCCGGATAATGATTCTATCCCGTCCTCGGAGTGCTGCTCCCCCGACGAATATAAACTTCGTTACTTCACCGAGGACGTATATTCCAATGAAATATATTACTTCTCTCAACTTAGTCATCCATTCTGGATGAAATCTGGAGAATTTGGACCACACTTCCCAAAACGTGGTGAAGTATATTTCTTTGCATTGAGGCTCCAACTTGCCCGCTACAACATGGAACGGTTCAGTAACGGCTTGGGTGAGATCGAAGATTTCGACTGGAGTTATCCGATCCCGCACGGTTACCATCCTAGCATGAGCTATCACAACGGTTTGCCGGTCCCTCACCGAAGCGACGACGCCATGCTTCCCAATCATAAGCTCGGCTTGATCAAG gAGCTTCGCAATCTTGAACAACTTTTCGCGTCGGCAATCAATTCGGGATTCGTCTTTCACAAAAATGCAACATTCGAATCTATTCGCACTCGAAATGGTATCGAGGTTCTCGGTAATCTCATCCAAGGAAACGCTGACTCCGTCAACCATGATTTGTACGGCAATTACGAGCTGCTTGCTAGAGACGTGCTCGGCTTCAGCCCGGCGCCTCGTGGCAAATACGACGTTGTGCCGAGCATCATGCAGGTCTACGGCCTGAGCCTACGGGACCCGATGTACTGGAGTCTTGTCAAGAAGATCATGAGCTACCACAAGAA ATTCGTGTCATAA
- the LOC107222371 gene encoding syndetin isoform X1 — translation MDESKVGVLLRKHIDMEDIKFKFLSLIHKQNQAKIPSMGLNPDLLNPIESQGLNDIQSDASHSTESELLPDQDILESIESVYYESDDCFDCCRHELQKLPEVLNSKVIERDYKRLKQEHQVVSKKVLQLILQKQSLCQKEFERILYIQEELQNALEICRSGRMDLSLAKKQFTTASLGILANYQKKQVVQGLLHSLNTIKTLQRTEDRLQELLNEGNYPGAISLLLECQRAAERYKHFHCVAALNGKLQDTLEQAEETLDQTLAKMCTEFEVGTYLSVQGAYRLLGKTQTAMDQLHMHFTAAIHNVAFMAVHAFTGGDTKRPYKQLCQSVSHETFLPCLIELCKSLWAILISYCQVVNWHNTHESWSDETEEKDLEATFNKQYVKQKLENGMSRMWHDVETKISTYLLGADLAYFKFEQFVQILGIVHRLIEVGEELCSSQSENLQESIRKQCSSYFAHYHASRLDELKIFLENDGWELCPVKPSFVVTQLQEFKSLKTVLNSCKPRNSPDESTLSQDGSSVIGGLVQRYLDNGVTPFDVILDEAADEDILANIGDAPSGYFSDDSDDDIPEELKCDFVDEPDQSKPSKKKHKQQFAGPMVTNTTLSVLRVCGKYLQMSRLFRSIAVTVIQNMTQFFELCLYTVHMFFTSDLQINSDTLYTPKLKLTLARIRETLMADSAVTTESGAQSHKVTQPCLSSIVNLTQPEKIHGLMKRVIAVESLIFLGQQYEILRPYLEHLVASPCHGFLHQFYSQTIAAATDLRKPVYMAAASQSFDVGGILTLMSKVNWEVRDVMSQHSSYIDNLLRDIQILSMRLEEIGNRIPLPIIVYNSVWENIAHLITHTLVEGFSNAKKCSNGGRALMQLDFTQLMSKFEKLTSLRPMPHREYVEAYVKAYYLPENILEEWIKQHKEYSTKHLIGLISCGCQNNKKTRQRLISIIEEERPSR, via the exons ATGGATGAAAGTAAAGTGGGAGTTTTGTTGAGAAAACACATCGACATGGAGGATATCAAGTTCAAGTTCTTATCGCTGATTCACAAGCAG aatcaGGCTAAGATCCCGTCAATGGGATTGAATCCCGATCTCCTCAACCCAATCGAATCTCAAGGCCTTAACGACATTCAGTCCGATGCTAGTCATTCGACTGAAAGCGAGCTGCTTCCCGATCAAGACATTCTGGAATCCATAGAATCTGTGTATTACGAGAGCGATGACTGCTTTGATTGTTGTCGTCATGAGTTACAGAAACTTCCCGAAGTTCTGAATTCTAAAGTAATCGAAAGAGACTACAAAAGGCTTAAACAAGAGCACCAAGTTGTTTCTAAAAAAGTGTTACAGCTAATATTGCAAAAGCAAAGCTTATGCCAAAAGGAGTTCGAAAGAATCTTGTACATTCAAGAAGAACTTCAAAATGCCTTGGAAATTTGCCGAAGTGGAAGGATGGATTTAAGCCTTGCTAAAAAACAGTTCACCACTGCTAGTCTTGGGATTTTGGCTAACTATCAAAAGAAACAAGTCGTTCAAGGGCTTCTGCATAGTTTAAACACCATAAAAACCTTA CAACGAACAGAGGACCGCCTTCAGGAACTTCTGAACGAAGGGAATTACCCAGGAGCAATATCGCTGCTCCTTGAATGCCAAAGAGCTGCTGAGAGatataaacattttcattGCGTAGCCGCACTGAATGGGAAACTCCAGGACACCTTGGAACAGGCGGAAGAAACTCTGGATCAAACGCTGGCAAAAATGTGTACAGAATTTGAAGTTGGGACGTATTTGTCTGTCCAAGGAGCGTACAGACTTCTCGGAAAAACCCAGACGGCAATGGACCAACTTCACATGCACTTTACAGCAGCTATTCATAACGTTGCTTTTATGGCAGTTCACGCTTTCACCGGTGGTGACACAAAAAGGCCTTATAAACAGCTCTGCCAGTCAGTCTCGCACGAGACATTTCTACCTTGTTTAATCGAACTGTGCAAGTCTCTCTgggccattttaatttcctaTTGTCAAGTTGTCAATTGGCACAATACGCATGAAAGCTGGTCAGATGAGACTGAAGAAAAAGATCTAGAAGCTACCTTTAATAAACAGTATGTTAAGCAAAAGCTGGAAAATGGAATGTCCAGAATGTGGCACGATGTAGAAACCAAAATATCCACGTATTTGTTGGGCGCTGATTTGGCCTACTTCAAGTTTGAGCagtttgtacaaattttggGAATCGTTCATAG GTTAATCGAAGTTGGGGAAGAGCTCTGCTCAAGTCAGTCAGAGAATCTCCAAGAATCAATAAGAAAACAGTGCTCTTCCTACTTTGCTCATTACCACGCGTCTCGATTAGACGAGTTGAagatatttttggaaaatgaTGGCTGGGAACTTTGTCCTGTTAAGCCATCGTTCGTTGTCACGCAACTGCAAGAATTTAAAAGCTTGAAGACTGTCCTCAATAGTTGTAAGCCTCGCAATAGCCCTGACGAATCTACCTTGAGTCAAGATGGTAGTTCTGTCATTGGAGGACTGGTCCAAAGATATTTGGATAACGGTGTAACGCCCTTTGATGTCATCCTGGATGAAGCTGCTGACGAAGACATTTTGGCCAACATTGGA GATGCACCTTCTGGGTATTTTTCAGACGATTCTGACGACGACATTCCGGAGGAACTGAAATGTGATTTTGTAGATGAGCCCGACCAATCGAAAccctcgaaaaaaaaacataaacaacAATTTGCTGGGCCAATGGTAACAAACACAACGTTGAGTGTGCTCAGAGTTTGTGGAAAGTATCTACAAATGTCAAGATTATTTAGATCCATTGCTGTTACTGTTATTCAAAATATGACACAATTCTTTGAACTGTGTCTTTACACTGTACACATGTTCTTCACTTCGGATCTG caaaTAAACAGCGACACGTTGTACACTCCAAAATTAAAGTTGACCTTGGCTCGAATACGCGAGACTTTGATGGCAGACAGTGCAGTTACGACTGAGAGTGGAGCTCAGTCACATAAAGTAACACAACCGTGTCTCTCTTCGATAGTGAACTTGACTCAGCCAGAAAAAATTCATGGCTTGATGAAAAGAGTGATAGCCGTTGAATCTCTGATATTTTTGGGACAGCAGTACGAAATTTTGAGGCCTTATTTGGAGCACCTAGTAGCTTCTCCCTGCCACGGATTTCTTCATCAATTCTATTCCCAAACGATTGCAGCAGCTACAGATCTCCGAAAACCTGTTTACATGGCTGCTGCATCTCAGTCCTTCGATGTTGGCGGTATATTAACGCTGATGTCGAAAGTTAATTGGGAAGTGAGAGATGTTATGTCACAGCACAGCAGTTATATTGACAATCTATTAAGG GACATTCAAATTTTAAGCATGAGGCTTGAGGAAATTGGGAACAGAATACCACTTCCTATAATAGTGTACAATTCAGTGTGGGAAAATATTGCTCACTTGATCACACACACTTTAGTCGAAGG TTTCTCGAATGCAAAGAAATGTTCAAATGGAGGCAGAGCCTTGATGCAGTTGGATTTTACCCAATTAATgtcgaagtttgaaaaattaacatctTTGCGACCTATGCCGCACAGAGAATACGTCGAGGCATACGTCAAGGCTTATTATTTGCCTGAAAACATATTGGAAGAATGGATAAAGCAACATAAG GAATATTCTACAAAACATTTGATCGGTCTTATATCGTGCGGATgtcaaaacaacaaaaaaaccCGACAGCGATTAATATCCATCATAGAGGAGGAACGACCGAGCAGATAA
- the LOC107222371 gene encoding syndetin isoform X2 encodes MDESKVGVLLRKHIDMEDIKFKFLSLIHKQNQAKIPSMGLNPDLLNPIESQGLNDIQSDASHSTESELLPDQDILESIESVYYESDDCFDCCRHELQKLPEVLNSKVIERDYKRLKQEHQVVSKKVLQLILQKQSLCQKEFERILYIQEELQNALEICRSGRMDLSLAKKQFTTASLGILANYQKKQVVQGLLHSLNTIKTLQRTEDRLQELLNEGNYPGAISLLLECQRAAERYKHFHCVAALNGKLQDTLEQAEETLDQTLAKMCTEFEVGTYLSVQGAYRLLGKTQTAMDQLHMHFTAAIHNVAFMAVHAFTGGDTKRPYKQLCQSVSHETFLPCLIELCKSLWAILISYCQVVNWHNTHESWSDETEEKDLEATFNKQYVKQKLENGMSRMWHDVETKISTYLLGADLAYFKFEQFVQILGIVHRLIEVGEELCSSQSENLQESIRKQCSSYFAHYHASRLDELKIFLENDGWELCPVKPSFVVTQLQEFKSLKTVLNSCKPRNSPDESTLSQDGSSVIGGLVQRYLDNGVTPFDVILDEAADEDILANIGDAPSGYFSDDSDDDIPEELKCDFVDEPDQSKPSKKKHKQQFAGPMVTNTTLSVLRVCGKYLQMSRLFRSIAVTVIQNMTQFFELCLYTVHMFFTSDLQINSDTLYTPKLKLTLARIRETLMADSAVTTESGAQSHKVTQPCLSSIVNLTQPEKIHGLMKRVIAVESLIFLGQQYEILRPYLEHLVASPCHGFLHQFYSQTIAAATDLRKPVYMAAASQSFDVGGILTLMSKVNWEVRDVMSQHSSYIDNLLRDIQILSMRLEEIGNRIPLPIIVYNSVWENIAHLITHTLVEG; translated from the exons ATGGATGAAAGTAAAGTGGGAGTTTTGTTGAGAAAACACATCGACATGGAGGATATCAAGTTCAAGTTCTTATCGCTGATTCACAAGCAG aatcaGGCTAAGATCCCGTCAATGGGATTGAATCCCGATCTCCTCAACCCAATCGAATCTCAAGGCCTTAACGACATTCAGTCCGATGCTAGTCATTCGACTGAAAGCGAGCTGCTTCCCGATCAAGACATTCTGGAATCCATAGAATCTGTGTATTACGAGAGCGATGACTGCTTTGATTGTTGTCGTCATGAGTTACAGAAACTTCCCGAAGTTCTGAATTCTAAAGTAATCGAAAGAGACTACAAAAGGCTTAAACAAGAGCACCAAGTTGTTTCTAAAAAAGTGTTACAGCTAATATTGCAAAAGCAAAGCTTATGCCAAAAGGAGTTCGAAAGAATCTTGTACATTCAAGAAGAACTTCAAAATGCCTTGGAAATTTGCCGAAGTGGAAGGATGGATTTAAGCCTTGCTAAAAAACAGTTCACCACTGCTAGTCTTGGGATTTTGGCTAACTATCAAAAGAAACAAGTCGTTCAAGGGCTTCTGCATAGTTTAAACACCATAAAAACCTTA CAACGAACAGAGGACCGCCTTCAGGAACTTCTGAACGAAGGGAATTACCCAGGAGCAATATCGCTGCTCCTTGAATGCCAAAGAGCTGCTGAGAGatataaacattttcattGCGTAGCCGCACTGAATGGGAAACTCCAGGACACCTTGGAACAGGCGGAAGAAACTCTGGATCAAACGCTGGCAAAAATGTGTACAGAATTTGAAGTTGGGACGTATTTGTCTGTCCAAGGAGCGTACAGACTTCTCGGAAAAACCCAGACGGCAATGGACCAACTTCACATGCACTTTACAGCAGCTATTCATAACGTTGCTTTTATGGCAGTTCACGCTTTCACCGGTGGTGACACAAAAAGGCCTTATAAACAGCTCTGCCAGTCAGTCTCGCACGAGACATTTCTACCTTGTTTAATCGAACTGTGCAAGTCTCTCTgggccattttaatttcctaTTGTCAAGTTGTCAATTGGCACAATACGCATGAAAGCTGGTCAGATGAGACTGAAGAAAAAGATCTAGAAGCTACCTTTAATAAACAGTATGTTAAGCAAAAGCTGGAAAATGGAATGTCCAGAATGTGGCACGATGTAGAAACCAAAATATCCACGTATTTGTTGGGCGCTGATTTGGCCTACTTCAAGTTTGAGCagtttgtacaaattttggGAATCGTTCATAG GTTAATCGAAGTTGGGGAAGAGCTCTGCTCAAGTCAGTCAGAGAATCTCCAAGAATCAATAAGAAAACAGTGCTCTTCCTACTTTGCTCATTACCACGCGTCTCGATTAGACGAGTTGAagatatttttggaaaatgaTGGCTGGGAACTTTGTCCTGTTAAGCCATCGTTCGTTGTCACGCAACTGCAAGAATTTAAAAGCTTGAAGACTGTCCTCAATAGTTGTAAGCCTCGCAATAGCCCTGACGAATCTACCTTGAGTCAAGATGGTAGTTCTGTCATTGGAGGACTGGTCCAAAGATATTTGGATAACGGTGTAACGCCCTTTGATGTCATCCTGGATGAAGCTGCTGACGAAGACATTTTGGCCAACATTGGA GATGCACCTTCTGGGTATTTTTCAGACGATTCTGACGACGACATTCCGGAGGAACTGAAATGTGATTTTGTAGATGAGCCCGACCAATCGAAAccctcgaaaaaaaaacataaacaacAATTTGCTGGGCCAATGGTAACAAACACAACGTTGAGTGTGCTCAGAGTTTGTGGAAAGTATCTACAAATGTCAAGATTATTTAGATCCATTGCTGTTACTGTTATTCAAAATATGACACAATTCTTTGAACTGTGTCTTTACACTGTACACATGTTCTTCACTTCGGATCTG caaaTAAACAGCGACACGTTGTACACTCCAAAATTAAAGTTGACCTTGGCTCGAATACGCGAGACTTTGATGGCAGACAGTGCAGTTACGACTGAGAGTGGAGCTCAGTCACATAAAGTAACACAACCGTGTCTCTCTTCGATAGTGAACTTGACTCAGCCAGAAAAAATTCATGGCTTGATGAAAAGAGTGATAGCCGTTGAATCTCTGATATTTTTGGGACAGCAGTACGAAATTTTGAGGCCTTATTTGGAGCACCTAGTAGCTTCTCCCTGCCACGGATTTCTTCATCAATTCTATTCCCAAACGATTGCAGCAGCTACAGATCTCCGAAAACCTGTTTACATGGCTGCTGCATCTCAGTCCTTCGATGTTGGCGGTATATTAACGCTGATGTCGAAAGTTAATTGGGAAGTGAGAGATGTTATGTCACAGCACAGCAGTTATATTGACAATCTATTAAGG GACATTCAAATTTTAAGCATGAGGCTTGAGGAAATTGGGAACAGAATACCACTTCCTATAATAGTGTACAATTCAGTGTGGGAAAATATTGCTCACTTGATCACACACACTTTAGTCGAAGGGTAA